The Vigna radiata var. radiata cultivar VC1973A chromosome 6, Vradiata_ver6, whole genome shotgun sequence DNA segment atatatatatattatgtgtgtatttagttatatttttttattaaaaatttgccAGTTGTCATTGTATAGTTTGTTGTGTGTAAATATGAGCGTTAACTGCATGAACTTGGTTGTTCATCAGAAAATGACAAAAGTAACCTCATGGTTGGTTAATTGAAcggttttctttgttttaaaaagtCGTAACAATATCAAGATTTGAGAGGCCGAGAGAGAATACGTAACAAAAATAAAGCACATGAAGAAGAAATGGgctcacaaaaaaaaattaatttttgttttattattataatatagaagaaaagaaaaaaaaaaaaaacagaaagaagaGAGAGTGTTCATCATAACTCGTAGGCTTGCTTCTGAGTATTGGAAACTAACAGAAAATTATACCTTGTGTTTTCTTCTCAATTTCGCACGCactaaacaaaaaacaaacaaaaccctATTTCTGCACACACTCTCTCTCTGGTTCTTTGCTCGTTCATTCTCCCACTTCAAACCTAAACAGAACCAACTCTTCGTATTCCTTCTCCCTATAAGCATTACGCGATAAGACTTGTCTGTTATCACTTAAAAACGTCGACGTTTCACTTCCATCGTCAATCACTGCCAGCCTTCTAGGGTTAGTTGCTTCCTCTTCTGTggctttctttttcctctcgCAATCAAACATCGACGTTTCCTCTGTAACCCTAGGTTCAGGAGAAGATTTTTCTTACATCCACCAATTAATCACGTGTGTTTTATTCTTCTCTGTTTTTTCCTTACCTATTTATTTTGGACAAGAATTATagggatttttattttattttgtttttttttttttttaattttggtgtcgTGGATGGGTTTGCAATGCAGTGAGTTCTGCCATTGTTGGAGCAGTGGTGCTTCCGTTTTCTCAATTATCGGTTCTTGAATTGTATGGGGAGGTGAAACATCTGTGAGTGGTTTAGAGTGGATATCCGTGTTTTGATTAATCATGGAGGCTTAGCTTTGAGAAGCGCCTCCTTCGCAACATTGTCTTGTGTTTCAAGACTCGGGTTTGTCTTTAGCATCTTGTTTTGGATGAGTTGAGGCTGCGGGTGTAGTAGATTGAGAATCAGGTTGGGAAGGTTGGATTATTTGGAAACTGTTGAAGGATTGGGAATTGAGGCGTGATTGAATGTTACTGTGAAAGGGCTGATATTTTGTTTGGAATGGGTTTTTCATGATTGGGTTGGGTTTTAGGATAGTGATGAGTGGTACAGGGTAGAGAATGGAGATTATTAAGCGATAAAAACAAGTGCGATAGTGCTACTTGTGGGTGGAGTTGGTGAAGAGGAGCACACgactttctatttttttgtttctgatGATGTTCAGAGTTAGTTATGGAAAGAAGTGAACCCACATTAGTTCCAGAGTGGTTGAGAAGTGCTGGAAGTGTTGCCGGGGCTGGAAGTTCAACCCAACATTTTCCCTCCTCTTCTAATCACACTGGTAATTTAGactctcttttttaattatttacattttcaatgcttttatttgatttaattcagaATTTCATGTCCCGTATTTAAGAATATTGTTTCTTAATGCGCACGAGATAAGAATTGGCCGTATACACTATTTTGAAAGAGAATTGTCATGACAGTTGTTTTGTAACATCAATGATATCTTCTTGACTCTCACTCGCTGGAGTTGTGTCAATGTTTGGATTTCTTGCGGCTGCACTTGTCTGCTATTTGCACAATTTAAAACCCTGGgtatttaagtttattaatgttttattccTTGAAAAGGGGAAAAATACCAACCATCTTGACATTGTTGTGTAGATTCTTCTTCTGTGGCTCATCATACAAGGAATAAGTCTTCTAAGAATGCTGGTGATTTTGACACTGCTCGTTCTCTGTTTCTTGAACGGACATCCTCTTCAAATTCTCGGAGGAGTTCTATAAATGGTTCAGCCAAGCATGCCTACAGTAGTTTTAGCAGAAGTCATCGTGACAAAGAACgtgatagagagagagagagatccAATTTTGGAGATAACTGGGATTGTGATGGTTCTGACCCATTGGCCAATCTCTTTTCTGGGAGGTTGGAGAAGGATCCACTGCGCCGTTCACATTCAATGGTTTCCAGGAAACAGAGTGAGACTATACACCGTAGAGTAACAGTTGATACTAAATCTGGTGGCAATAGCCATCAGAACAATAGCAATGGAATACTTTCTGGGAGTAATGTTATTAGTAGCATTCAAAAAGCCGTCTTTGACAAGGATTTTCCATCACTTGGTATTGAAGAAAAGCAGGGGACAGCTGAAGTGGTGAGGGTTTCATCTCCTGGTTTGGGTTCTAGTCAGAGTTTACCTGTTGGAAGTTCCACTTTGATTGGAGGGGAGGGATGGACATCTGCACTAGCAGAGGTACCTGCCATAATTGGGAGCAGCAGTACTGGATCTCTACCAGTGCAGCACACTTTTAGTACAAATTCTGGGTCTATGGCATCAATTACAACAGCCAGTCTTAATATGGCTGAAGCATTGGCACAGACTCCATCCCGAGCTCGCACTACTCCCCAGGTAGTTGAATTAGTTACTTGTGTCACTAGCTtctttattcttattcttttcttacAGTTTAgtgatcttttatttatatccaTGATCAATTAATAAGCCCTAAACAATTGTAGGTGCTGGTCAAAACCCAAAGACTCGAGGAACTGGCTATCAAGCAGTCAAGACAGTTGATTCCAGTAACACCCTCAATGGCTAAAGCTTCGGTAAGAGATTGTGAAATACTTTTCTGGTTTGTTTTTTTGAACTTTATTCTATTATAGATTGCATAGCAGGATTTTATTTCTGACAATTAATCTTTATCCTTATGTAGCTCttgttttaattgatattttgtaTATTAGTTTTTTGTTTGTGGTAGATTTAATTAGTACATGTATAACTAGGTTGTAGGGTAACATTTAAAGCTAGATTTGTACTTTGGCtctttagtttattttggtTTGTATTAGAGTGCTAGTTTTTGGCAGGATGGGGATTTGTTGTTGTTGGAGTGCTATTTAGTGGTAAACGTCTGAGTTAAGGTTGACAATTTGAAAAGTGTTTTGAATGACCTGGAATTTTTTTGATGGTGGAGGTTGTGGTGTAACACTATCAGATTGGAAATAGTATTGATAAAATGGTTAATATGGTCAAGTAAAGAATGTTgctttttggtttttctttttgtactttttaaGCAAGCATATCATTATTGCTGGAAATCTCACATCAATGGGATATATGATCAAATTGTAATATATGAATAAGTGAAAATCTACCTTATGAGTCGGTTTGTAGGATTATGGTAGACCAAAGTTTACTTTCAAATATGGTATCATAACCTATTGTAGTAAGATTTGTTGGACTTATCATACCATTGGCTATTTGAACACTTACACATATGTAGTCTCACACTCAAGATGTTAGTTTTTGGCATAAGAGGGTGTGTTGGACATCCCATGTTGACTAGAGATATGGTCTAATTATAGTTTATAAGTGCATGTAATTCTCATTTTGTGAACTAATTttaaggttgagttagacttaaagattatttttaagaattatctGAGTGGTGGTTTCTTATTAGTGATATCTTTATGCTTCCTTGAACACTGGACTGAGGTGACAAAcatttcattttacaaataatGCTTGGACCAAAATCTGAAAATGTCATCAACTGTATGTGGTGTCTAAACCTGTTTTATTTAATCTAGTGTGCAAGTCCTTGGGGTACTGGTTCACCATGAGTTCCCAAGAATTTCCCTGTTCTTGTCGTTTTGACTCTGGACCAATATTGTTAAATGGTAGTGCCATGGCAGAATGGTTTGGCAGATTTTTTGCCAACTGCCATTTGCAACTTGTGAGGGGAGGCCTGCTACCTCGGCACCATAGTCCAGGCTCCAGTGCTGTTAGTATATGGTTGAATATTGTCCTGCCATGTTCTACCATCCATCATTGATAACACTGCGCTGGAATCATTGGTAGCACTATTCTGGACTGCCTATCTCTCCTCAAGCATCTCCCATATGGTGTATAAGGAATCTGTGTGCTTGGATTATGTGGTTCCTTGGAATAACAATCTGTCATGATTTGATATTAAACCGCTtaaaacctttttaatttttttatggtgtgcgaaatatgtgattttttaaataaatctgtAAAAGGGTTTCTAAAGAAATGCTCGAGAGACATGTTTATGTATAACTCTGTAACCACATTGTTTACGTTGTGATAAACTGTTTGTTACCTGCTTTAGTGATAAGTATTTTCATGCCCGTTTCAAATATAATCCAcgatttttttctcttcttttactaCCTTCCCGTTTCCTTATTCTTACTTTGTTTTACATGGTTCTATGGTTAGTTCACTGGATGGGATGGGTTTTTGTATGTCGCTATTGTACATGAAATTTTGTGACTTCCTTCGAGCATACCTAAAATTGGTTATGTaaattgtgttattataatatgGTAGCTCCAGTTGTTTCCATTTATTAATAGAATCTCTGGAAGAAATAAGGGTTGTTTATATGATGCATTTtctcaacaaaatcaaagttgGATGTTTTCTTTACTTCAAAACTTCGGAAGTTTATATTTCTAGCATGTCTATTTACTTTCTtgtattcaataaaatatatttcatt contains these protein-coding regions:
- the LOC106765240 gene encoding uncharacterized protein LOC106765240; translated protein: MERSEPTLVPEWLRSAGSVAGAGSSTQHFPSSSNHTDSSSVAHHTRNKSSKNAGDFDTARSLFLERTSSSNSRRSSINGSAKHAYSSFSRSHRDKERDRERERSNFGDNWDCDGSDPLANLFSGRLEKDPLRRSHSMVSRKQSETIHRRVTVDTKSGGNSHQNNSNGILSGSNVISSIQKAVFDKDFPSLGIEEKQGTAEVVRVSSPGLGSSQSLPVGSSTLIGGEGWTSALAEVPAIIGSSSTGSLPVQHTFSTNSGSMASITTASLNMAEALAQTPSRARTTPQVLVKTQRLEELAIKQSRQLIPVTPSMAKASVLSSEKSKPKTAIRNADMNVVTKTVPQQPSALHIASQSVRSVNAKVEAPKTSGKFTDLKSVVWENGASPTSKEVSHPTNYPNSKPGNQHVASGAASVPLRNPNNLKSSTERKPTTLDLKLGSTLDKKLSISQVQSRNDFFNLIKKKTLMNSSTGLPDSGPMVSSPMMEKSDEVNREVVNESASPQSLGNVTELTCNGNTHAHEEFQRLSDDEEKESIACATIYPDEEEAAFLRSLGWEENSDGDEGLTEEEINAFYQECKNLDPTTFKLCQGMQPKLSKLFESYASNLHGSSAELSSTDPGSDA